In Podospora pseudoanserina strain CBS 124.78 chromosome 5, whole genome shotgun sequence, a single window of DNA contains:
- a CDS encoding hypothetical protein (COG:S; EggNog:ENOG503P56W), whose product MSYPFSLRHIPALILAASSTFGGIWPIFNAEGAMLEFGFPPNVAQAPEAKPVMVQGQSRTTIIGLVAFLFYFRGRFAELDTIMTVYGFYAGILDTYIVYKGGNPSWALFRLAASWVFGFCGIAGLTASSLP is encoded by the coding sequence ATGTCGTATCCTTTCTCTCTACGCCACATCCCCGCGCTTATTCTcgccgccagcagcaccttTGGCGGCATCTGGCCCATCTTCAACGCCGAGGGGGCCATGCTCGAGTTTGGCTTCCCTCCCAACGTCGCCCAAGCACCCGAGGCAAAGCCTGTCATGGTTCAAGGCCAGTCtcgcaccaccatcatcggtCTTgtcgccttcctcttttACTTTAGGGGGAGATTCGCCGAGTTGGACACCATCATGACGGTGTATGGGTTTTATGCTGGCATTCTCGACACGTATATCGTCTACAAGGGGGGCAACCCCAGCTGGGCGCTCTTCCGTCTTGCGGCGTCGTGGGTCTTTGGTTTCTGCGGGATCGCGGGGTTAACTGCTTCCTCCCTGCCTTGA